Proteins from one Anastrepha obliqua isolate idAnaObli1 chromosome 2, idAnaObli1_1.0, whole genome shotgun sequence genomic window:
- the LOC129237465 gene encoding ADP-ribosylation factor 4-like produces MGGRLSQLFGRWFPKAEPELRVDPLPTVGFNVENVRCGKMLLNIWDVSGAHPSTRTLWQNYNQNTRAIIFVIDATDVRRLPRAIDELRWLWCRPELAEAVFLLFANKQDLPGALGAEQLVALLQLRTLSQQWAIQECCAINGTGLSEGLQQLQQMLSSTRNKRLSATFSIK; encoded by the exons ATGGGCGGTCGTTTATCGCAGTTATTTGGACGTTGGTTTCCTAAAGCTGAACCGGAATTGCGTGTTG ATCCACTACCCACTGTTGGCTTCAATGTGGAAAACGTGCGTTGCGGTAAAATGTTGCTAAATATTTGGGATGTTAGCGGTGCTCACCCGAGTACACGTACACTTTGGCAGAATTACAATCAAAATACGCGTGCCATTATCTTTGTAATTGATGCGACAGATGTACGCCGGTTGCCACGCGCCATAGATGAGTTACGTTGGTTGTGGTGTCGCCCGGAGCTGGCCGaagcagtttttcttttatttgctaATAAACAGGATTTGCCGGGCGCATTAGGTGCTGAACAGTTGGTGGCATTATTGCAGTTGCGGACGCTATCACAGCAATGGGCCATTCAAGAATGCTGCGCCATAAATGGTACGGGACTGTCTGAAGGATTGCAACAGTTGCAACAAATGCTGTCAAGCACGCGCAATAAGCGTCTcagtgcaacattttcaattaaatag
- the LOC129237094 gene encoding acid phosphatase type 7 isoform X3 yields MRSLLLILFPFLASVAAEKSEELISDLETLNKVRHLQPEQVHLAFGEQPNEVVVTWSTRDDAIESIVEYGFDGLTQHANGTSLKFVDGGDKQKSQYIHRVKLLNLLPNRTYAYHCGGKLGWSPRFEFRTVPTGDDWSPTVALYGDMGNENAQSLARLQQDTQSGMYDAIIHVGDFAYDMNTDDARVGDEFMRQVETIAAYVPYMVVPGNHEEKYNFSNYRARFSMPSGTENLFYSFDLGPVHFIGISTEMYYFLNYGLKMLVFQYEWLVRDLEAANQPENRARRPWIIVYGHRPMYCSNGNGDDCTHSETLTRVGWPFLHMFGLEELFYQHGVDVEIWAHEHSYERLWPIYNYTVYNGSLAEPYRNPGAPVHLITGSAGCKEGREPFERDTPGWSAFHSQDYGYTRMKAYNHTHIYFEQVSDDKNGEIIDSFWIIKDKHGSYL; encoded by the exons ATGCGTTCGTTGctgttaattttatttcctttcctGGCCAGCGTTGCTGCCGAAAAGTCGGAGGAACTCATTTCCGATTTGGAAACTTTGAACAAAGTGCGCCACTTGCAGCCGGAGCAAGTGCACTTGGCATTTGGTG AACAACCCAATGAAGTTGTGGTAACATGGTCCACACGTGATGATGCCATTGAATCCATTGTCGAGTACGGTTTCGATGGTTTAACGCAGCACGCCAATGGTACTTCCCTGAAGTTTGTGGATGGCGGTGATAAGCAAAAATCGCAGTACATACATAGG GTGAAGTTACTTAATCTCTTGCCCAATCGCACTTACGCGTACCACTGTGGTGGCAAATTGGGTTGGTCACCACGCTTCGAGTTTCGTACAGTACCTACTGGAGACGATTGGTCGCCAACTGTGGCACTCTACGGCGATATGGGTAATGAAAATGCGCAATCGTTGGCACGCCTGCAACAGGACACGCAGAGCGGTATGTATGATGCAATAATACACGTTGGCGATTTTGCCTACGACATGAATACGGACGATGCGCGTGTAGGCGATGAATTCATGCGACAAGTGGAAACGATTGCCGCCTATGTGCCGTACATGGTGGTGCCGGGAAATCACGAGGAGAAGTA CAACTTTTCAAATTATCGTGCGCGTTTCAGTATGCCCAGTGGCACGGAAAATCTTTTCTACAGCTTCGATTTAGGACCGGtacatttcataggtatctcaACGGAAATGTATTATTTTCTCAATTACGGTTTGAAGATGCTCGTTTTTCAATACGAATGGCTTGTGCGTGACCTGGAGGCGGCCAATCAACCAGAGAATCGTGCACGGCGTCCATGGATAATCGTCTATGGCCACCGGCCAATGTACTGTAGCAATGGGAATGGTGACGATTGTACGCATTCTGAGACGTTAACGCGGGTTGGCTGGCCCTTTCTGCACATGTTCGGATTGGAGGAGCTCTTTTACCAACATGGAGTAGACGTAGAGATATGGGCACACGAGCATTCTTATGAACGTTTATGGCCTATTTACAATTATACCGTATATAACGGTTCATTGGCAGAGCCATATCGCAATCCGGGTGCGCCAGTGCATTTGATAACCGGGTCGGCAGGCTGTAAGGAGGGACGTGAACCATTCGAAAGGGATACGCCCGGGTGGAGCGCCTTTCACAGCCAG GACTATGGCTACACACGGATGAAGGCATACAATCACACACATATCTACTTCGAGCAAGTGTCCGAtgataaaaatggtgaaataaTCGATTCATTTTGGATAATCAAAGACAAACACGGCAGCTATTTGTAA